One genomic segment of Bradyrhizobium diazoefficiens includes these proteins:
- a CDS encoding N-acyl homoserine lactonase family protein → MMPGIKLALAVAALALTTQAAVAQSEKTGVEKLYVLNCGEGTAGDISRWTPGLNEGKTMDFVDSCYLIKHAKGWLLWDTGIADAVAAMPNGLAPADPKAVTWRRPKTLAAQLEQLGVKPDDIKAMAVSHTHPDHIGNVELFPQATLYVQKAEYDWPGANNEPRFKPSHPVELLAGDKDVFGDGSVTILSTPGHTPGHQSLLVKLPKTGAVVLSGDAVHFKDNWDNRRVPGMNFNKDQSAASMRKIADTLAKEKAQLWINHDKAQRDSQKMAPEFYD, encoded by the coding sequence ATGATGCCCGGGATCAAGCTCGCTCTCGCGGTCGCCGCACTCGCCCTGACCACTCAAGCGGCCGTCGCGCAGTCGGAAAAGACCGGCGTCGAAAAGCTCTACGTTCTCAATTGCGGCGAGGGCACCGCCGGCGACATCTCGCGCTGGACGCCCGGCCTCAACGAAGGCAAGACGATGGACTTCGTCGACAGCTGCTATCTCATCAAGCATGCCAAGGGCTGGTTGCTGTGGGACACCGGCATCGCCGATGCCGTCGCCGCGATGCCGAACGGCCTTGCGCCAGCCGATCCCAAGGCGGTGACCTGGCGGCGGCCCAAGACGCTTGCCGCCCAGCTCGAGCAGCTCGGCGTCAAGCCCGACGACATCAAGGCGATGGCCGTCTCGCACACCCATCCGGACCATATCGGCAATGTCGAGCTGTTCCCGCAGGCCACGCTCTACGTCCAGAAGGCCGAATATGACTGGCCCGGCGCCAACAACGAGCCGCGCTTCAAGCCCTCGCACCCGGTCGAGCTGCTCGCGGGCGACAAGGACGTGTTCGGCGACGGCAGCGTGACCATCCTCTCGACGCCCGGCCATACGCCCGGACACCAGTCGCTGCTGGTGAAGCTGCCGAAAACCGGCGCGGTGGTGCTCTCAGGCGATGCCGTCCACTTCAAGGACAATTGGGACAACCGCCGCGTGCCCGGCATGAACTTCAACAAGGACCAGAGCGCGGCCTCGATGCGGAAGATCGCCGACACGCTCGCCAAGGAGAAGGCGCAGCTCTGGATCAACCACGACAAGGCCCAGCGCGACAGCCAGAAGATGGCGCCGGAGTTTTACGACTGA
- a CDS encoding DMT family transporter: protein MGEWLGVGIALLSSSLGGTAAAITRYLVGGADPVLLAILRWGIGFLCLLPCALMLSVRWPQRADWPSVALLGICFFGLFFILYNIAVSYTTAARASLALATLPLHTMMVGALLGVERLSARKIAGVAIAVLGVAAALAAGLAQSPPGAWRGELIMTGAVFCMAFYNVLSRPLMQRSSALGFLTVGMGAGAAVLVVAGLVKGSFAALGHFTTAQWIAGIYLGIGGGALAFILWVMALARATPTRVANTMTVNPIAATLLAALLIGEPITPNLLVGLVAVFAGIWIATSEAKKA, encoded by the coding sequence GTGGGCGAGTGGCTCGGAGTTGGGATCGCGCTGCTATCGAGCAGCCTCGGCGGCACCGCGGCCGCGATCACCCGCTATCTGGTCGGCGGGGCCGATCCGGTCCTGCTGGCGATCCTGCGCTGGGGCATCGGCTTCCTCTGCCTCCTGCCATGTGCGCTGATGCTGAGTGTCCGCTGGCCGCAGCGCGCCGACTGGCCTTCCGTGGCGCTGCTCGGCATCTGTTTCTTCGGCCTGTTCTTCATCCTCTATAACATCGCGGTGTCCTACACGACCGCGGCGCGCGCCAGCCTGGCGCTGGCGACGCTGCCGCTCCACACCATGATGGTCGGCGCGCTGCTCGGCGTCGAACGGCTGAGCGCGCGCAAGATTGCGGGCGTTGCCATCGCCGTGCTCGGGGTCGCAGCGGCGCTGGCCGCGGGCTTGGCGCAAAGCCCGCCCGGCGCCTGGCGTGGCGAACTGATCATGACCGGCGCCGTGTTCTGCATGGCGTTCTACAACGTGCTGTCGCGCCCGTTGATGCAACGCTCGAGCGCACTCGGATTTCTCACCGTTGGCATGGGTGCAGGCGCCGCCGTGCTGGTGGTCGCGGGGCTCGTGAAGGGCAGCTTCGCGGCGCTCGGTCACTTCACGACGGCGCAGTGGATCGCCGGCATCTACCTCGGCATCGGCGGCGGCGCGCTCGCCTTCATTCTCTGGGTCATGGCGCTGGCGCGGGCAACGCCGACCCGGGTCGCCAATACGATGACGGTCAACCCGATCGCGGCGACCTTGCTGGCCGCGCTGCTGATCGGCGAGCCGATCACGCCCAATCTTCTGGTCGGCCTGGTCGCCGTGTTCGCCGGCATCTGGATCGCGACCAGCGAGGCGAAGAAGGCCTAG
- a CDS encoding MFS transporter — MSQRQLPIILALGTTQTLAWASSYYLPALLADPMAHDLGISSNWIFGAFSASLVISAMLGPRVGRQIDLFGGRQVLSASNLIIAAGLVLLGFSHSVAVMAFAWLVLGIGMAMGLYDAAFAALGRIYGTEARSSITGITLMAGFASTVGWPLTAWGLSHIGWRETCFAWAAANILIGLPLNFFMLPAIKGAKQAAATAEKPHVPLDRTMILLAFVFAAAWTVTGAMAVHFPRIVEATGATPVEAIAAGALIGPAQVAARVLEAGFLSRFHPLWSTRLACLTHPIGAVIVAIFGGAAASAFALFHGSGNGILTIARGTLPLSIFGPKDFGYRLGIIGAPARMAQAVAPLAFGLLIDVMGAKVLIVSSALSLSALAALFLIRTEPRS, encoded by the coding sequence ATGAGCCAGCGCCAGCTTCCGATCATCCTGGCGCTCGGCACCACGCAGACCCTGGCTTGGGCCTCCAGCTACTATCTGCCCGCGCTGCTCGCCGATCCCATGGCGCACGACCTCGGCATCTCCTCCAACTGGATCTTCGGCGCCTTCTCGGCCTCGCTGGTGATCTCCGCCATGCTCGGCCCGCGCGTCGGGCGGCAGATCGATCTCTTCGGCGGGCGGCAGGTGCTGTCGGCCTCCAACCTGATCATCGCCGCCGGCCTCGTCCTGCTCGGCTTCTCTCACTCCGTTGCGGTCATGGCGTTCGCTTGGCTCGTGCTCGGCATCGGCATGGCGATGGGACTTTACGATGCCGCCTTCGCCGCGCTCGGCCGCATCTACGGCACGGAGGCACGCAGTTCGATCACCGGCATCACGCTGATGGCGGGGTTTGCCTCCACGGTCGGCTGGCCCCTCACCGCCTGGGGCCTGTCGCACATCGGCTGGCGCGAGACCTGCTTTGCCTGGGCCGCCGCCAATATCCTGATTGGCCTGCCCCTCAATTTCTTCATGCTGCCAGCGATCAAGGGCGCGAAGCAGGCCGCGGCGACCGCCGAGAAGCCGCACGTGCCGCTCGATCGCACCATGATCCTGCTCGCCTTCGTCTTCGCCGCGGCCTGGACCGTCACCGGTGCGATGGCCGTGCATTTTCCGCGCATCGTGGAAGCAACCGGCGCAACGCCGGTCGAGGCGATCGCGGCCGGCGCTCTGATCGGCCCGGCCCAGGTGGCCGCGCGCGTCCTCGAAGCCGGCTTCCTCAGTCGCTTCCATCCGCTGTGGTCGACACGGCTCGCCTGCCTCACCCATCCGATCGGCGCGGTGATCGTGGCGATCTTCGGCGGCGCCGCGGCGAGCGCGTTTGCCCTGTTTCACGGCTCCGGCAACGGCATCCTGACGATTGCCCGCGGGACGCTGCCGCTCTCGATCTTCGGCCCGAAGGATTTCGGCTATCGCCTCGGCATCATCGGCGCACCGGCGCGCATGGCACAGGCGGTGGCGCCGCTGGCCTTCGGTCTGCTGATCGACGTCATGGGCGCCAAGGTGCTGATCGTCTCCTCCGCGCTTAGCCTCTCGGCGCTGGCGGCGTTGTTCCTGATCCGGACCGAGCCGCGGAGCTAG